The nucleotide sequence ATCAACCAGTCCCGGTGGGGCGTGGAGTTCCCGCTCGACCACCTCACGCTGCACCACTACTACGGCCGCGGGATGAACATCGACGAGGCCGACGAGGACCAGTACGACCGCATGCTCGTCGAGGCCCTCGAGATGGAACGACACATCGAGCGGATGGCCGGCGCGATCAACGCCGTCGCGACGACCCGCGACATCGGCGTCATCATCGACGAGTGGGGGACCTGGCATCCCGAGGCGACGGCCGACAACGGGCTCGAGCAGCCGGGGACCGTCCTCGACGCGCTCTCCGCGGCGGCCGTTCTGGACGTCTTCAACCACTACAGCGACGTCCTGACGATGACGAACATCGCACAGACGGTCAACGTCCTGCAGTGTCTCATCGAGACCGACGAGGACGAGGCCTGGGCGCGTCCCACCTACCGCGTCTTCGATCTGTACGCACAGCACAAGGGTAGCGAGGCCGTGCAGACGTCGGTCGACACGCCGACGCGCGAACTCGCCGACGACGACGAGGACCGCGAGCTGCCGCTCGTCGGCGCGTCCGCGTCGGTCGACGACGACGAAACTTACGTGACCGTCACAAACCTCGACTGCCGCGAGGAGAAGACGATCGAAGTCGCCCTCGAGGGCGTCGACCTCGACTCGGCGACCGTCGAGGCCGAGTTGCTGTTCGCGGACCACGACGCCGACGCCGAGGTCGACGCAGACAACGCCGAGGAGTTCACCGCCGAGGAACTCGACGTGTCGGTCGACAGCGACACTCTGATCGCCGAGCTGCCGGCGTCGACGGTCGCTGGAATCTCGATCCAGTAACCCGACGCTCCGCGCTCGAGATTTCGAACGTTTCGAACATTTCGAAGGGACTCGAGGAGTCCTGAACGGTATTATCTCTTTTCGGCGAAAAAGCGGAATCTGGGGGAGATCAGTCCATCTTGATCGTCACGGTGCCGTCGAAGTTGAGCAGGATGCGCTGGGCGAAGTCGCCGAACAGCGCCTTCCCGGTCGGCGACCGTCGCCGGCCGACGACGAAGAGGTGGTCGCTGCCGAGGTCCTCCGCGGTGGCGATGACCTCGTCGGCGCGCTCGCTCTCCTCGACGACGATGCCGTCGGTGGCATACTCAACCGACTCGTCGAACGAGTCGAACACCTCCTCGGCGATCTGTTGGGCGAACTGCTCCGCGGTGGAACTCGAGTCCGGCTCGCTGTACGACGTCCCCTCCATCTGCTCGATTACTTCCAGGTTGTCCGCCGTCTCGTTGACCTGATCTGGCGTGATCCACGCGAGCACGGTCAACTTCGCGCCCGTGTCGTGAGCAAGCTGGCCGGCTTCCGCGAGCAGTTCTCGGTGAGCGTCCGTGTCGTCGATGACGACGAGTGCGTGATCCATGCCCCCGTCTTGAGTAGTCATCAAAATAAGTGTACTGCCCATGTCTTTCGTTATCTGTTGACAGTGTGTTCTACTGTGGTGTCTATTCGGCTCAAAAACCGCTGTCGGGAGCGATCGAGAACCCATTTCGAATCCTCAACCAGCGTGTAGGCTCGTTCGGTCCCGCTATCGACACCCGCACACTCACTCGAAGAGAAAGGGTGAATCCCGATTACGACGGCGCGAAACGAACGACCGTCGTCGCGTCTCAGTCGTCGCCGGCCGCGACGTCGGGTCGGTACGCTTCGCTGATGGATTTCCACTTATCGGTCCGAAACCGCCAGTAGTTGATCGCGGCGGGAATCGTCGTCTCCGCGGTGAACGCGAGGTACAGTCCCCAGTATCCGAGCGCGGTCGTCGCGCCGAGGTACGCGAGCGGAATCGAACCGAAGAACATCCCCAGGAATTGGCTGGCAAACGGGATCCGCGTGTCGCCGCTCGCGTCGAGGGGCCCGGCAGCGGCGCCGGAGACGCCCTGGAAGACGACCGCGGCGCAGGCGGCGTAGATGAGGTCGACTGCGATCGGAATCTCCGGACTCGTCGGATCGCTCGCGAACAACACGACGATCTGCTCGGCGAACAGCGCGATGAGGATCGCTGAGAGGGCGTACGTCGCCACCGCGAAGCGGATGATGTCGCGTCCGTACGCTTCGGCGGTCGCCTCGTCGTTGCGTCCGAGAGCTTGCCCTACCAAGCTGGAGGAGGCGAGTCCGAACCCCCAGCCGGGCGCGTTCATTACGCCCCAGATGCGGCGGGCGATGACGAACGCGGCGACGGTGTTCTCCCCGAAGATGTCGAGGATAGAGAGCATTGGGAACTCGGCGACGGTCCAGACGAGGTTCCGGGCGCCGATCGGGAGTCCGATCCGGATCAGATCGCGGATCGTCCCGGGGTCGAGATACGTTCCCAGCGGATCCACCTGAACCGGAAACTCGCCGATCCCGGGGAAGCGACCGCAGCTGATCCCGATCGCAAACGTCGCCGTCACGACGACGTTCGAGAGGACCGTCCCGAGCGCCGCGCCGGCGACGCCCCAGCCGAATCCGAAGATGAACACGGCGTTCAGGCCGATGTTGGCGAGGGCCCCGCCGGCCCGAACCTGCATCGCGATGTAGGAGTCGTCGGCGCCGACGAGCGTCCGGCTTCCGACGAGGTTTAGTCCCGCGAAGGGGATGCCGAACCCGACGACTTGCAGGTACGTCGCTCCGTACTCGATCGCCCGCTCGTTGCTGCTCAGCACCGAGATGAGTTCGTGCGGAACGAACCAGAACGCGACTGTGACCGGGACGCTCAACACGACGATGAGCAGCGTGCTCGAGCGGACGGCGAGTCCTAGTTCCTCGGTGGCGTCCGCCCCGTACCGCTGGGAAACGAGCGCGATAGCGCCGCCGGCGACGCCGCCCCCGATCGCGAAGGCGAGTCCCCAGAACGGTCCGGCGAAGCCGACGCCGGCGACGGCGGCGGTGCCGACCGCCACGCCGACCATCGCCACGTCGACGGCGTTTTTCGACATCCGAGCGATCCCAGTAACGATCCGCGGCCACGCGAGGATGGTCGTCTGGACGGCGCGGTCGCGGTCGATGAGACCGGCCCGCGCGAGCGCGAGACCGATGTAGAGGATCACCAGACGGAACGGATTCGGAAACCGGGTCACGGGCGTTATCGACCTATAAGCGAATGCGGTCAAAGGTGTTTTGTTCTGGGATGTACCGGAGACGGAGAAGCGATCGATACGATCGCCCGATCTAGCCAATTTGCTCATCGCCGCGGCGGATCGGCATACTCGACAGTAGCGAACTAGCGGTCAGTAGTCCCGGAACACGCCTGCGCCTCGAGCAACCTCCGAACGAGACTTCCGTTGGATAGACTTCGCCAGGGAGTCGTTCGAACCCGAAACTGATGCAGGTGGCCATCGGTCGCGCTCGATTGATCGCTGTTCTAGCTGAGAAGAGAATGTGAGTGTTCGTACACAGAACGAGTCTCCTATTCTCGACTGAGACCGTCGGGTGAGATCGGTGATATCGTTTGTCACAACGTCACCCGGGAGAGTCGTCGGAAGCGACGGGACGAAGCGGACGTTGCCGCTCGAGACAGCTACACCGATACCACGTCGGTTCCGTCGGGACGAGGGACCGGCCGGGACTAGCGATACGGTGAATTCCACTCTATTTCTATACTACTTCTATGTAGTGATACAGAACAATAAACAGATAGAGTGAGAGGAGATTTCTGTTAGTGCCATCTATTCGAGGCCCCTAATTAGCGCTTAGAAGCGGTAGAGATTCGGTGTAGGGGCTAAAACCGGCAGCGGGACTGCGTCGCTTTGCTATCCTGCCGTAACATGCGGAAAATTAGTTTTTAGTGTTTTATCAAACAATAGGAAACGATCAGTTTCCAACGGCGGTTGAAATGCCAATTCGTCAATGGTACAACGTCTCCATAATGTTTTTTATCCCGTAATATGAATGAGTTCCTATGCCATCACATGGCAAGGGAAAATTGGGTAAGTCGAACCGGCGATCGATCTCGCGCAGACATCTCCTTCGCGGCGCAGCGATGGGGGGCGTGGCTGCGATGGCCGGCTGTCTCGGGGGGGCTGGAGGGGACAATAAAACGTTCGTCGAGCCGATAACGGTTGATCCAACGAACTATCAGTTCAACCATCTCAATCTGCAGAATCCGTTCTCGCACAAGATGCAGAGCGACCAACTGCAGCGGTACTTCATCGACAAGGAAGAGTTCGAGTCGTACGCGGTCACCATCGAGGAGTTCGAGGGCAATACTGCGGTGCTGAAGGTTCGAGACGAACTCACCTGGCACAACGGCGACCCGGGCGATCCGGTCAACGCTGACGACCTCTACACGAAACTCGTCACCGACGCGATCATCGGTGACACGATCTCGACCCTTTGGACAGATATCCAGCGGGACGGCGACAAGTCCGTCAAACTCACCCTCGAGGGGACGGTCAACGAGCGGCTGTTCAAAGACGGACTGAACTACTACTGGCTCGAGACGCCACACCGGCTGTACAAGGAGTACGTCGAGCGATGGGAGGACGCGACGACTGACGACGAGATCGCCGACATTCGGAGCGACCTCCGCAACGACTCGTTCGACGAGTCGAAGGTGAAGGGGAACGGCCCTTTCCAGTTCGAGGAACGGGACAACCGTCACCTCAAGATGAGCCTGTACGAACACCACCCCGACGCGGACAACATCAACTGGGAGAACTGGGAGCTCCACAAGGTTTCGACCGACACTGCGAGCGTGCTTCTCGGCGGCGAGGTCGACGGGATTCGGAACTACTCCGCACCGGAAACGGTCTTCGAACAGGCGCCCGACGACCTCCTGAACGCGCAGCTGCCCGCGCTGTGGGGACACTCGCTGCCCTTCAACCACGAGGACGACGACTTCAGTAATATCCGGGTTCGACAGGCCGTCAGCGAGTTCATCGACAGGCAGGCCTGTGCGGACAACTACGGTCGGCTCGGACAGCCGGTCGAGGCGCCGAGCGGCCTCGTCGGGAACATCGACGGCCAGAACGAGCCGAGCAGTCGGTGGGAGAACAAAGTTTCCGACGAGATGGTCGAACAGCTCCACCGATACGACGATCCGGAGCGCGGTCGGGAACTGCTGCGCGGGGAAGGGTACCAGAAGGACGACGGCACTTGGTACCGTCCCAACGGCGATCCGTTCGAGATGACGATCAAGGTCCCCGCAGGACTCACCGACTGGCATCCGGTCTACGAGACGATCGTCGATAACCTCGAAAACGAGGGCATCGGAACCGAAATGCAGCGAATCGAGGAATCAACGTACTGGGCCGATCACTACACCGCGGGGGACTACAAGGTGGCGTCGACGGGATGGACGCTTCAGCGATCCAGTCCGTACTACGTCTTCGACATGTACTACAACATCGATACAGAGTTCATGAATCTCGATCCCGAGAACCTCGAGGCGCCGCCGATAGGCGAACCCGACGGCGAACTCCAGTCGGTCGATCCCCGCGGGCTGATGGACGAACTGCTCGTGGCACAGGACGAAGAGGAAGCGACCGATATTACCGATCGGCTCGCGTGGATCACGAACCAGACGGTTCCCATGCTCCAGCTCGACGAGATCAACGACCCGGTCTGGTTCTACACGGACGACTGGGAGGTTCCGGACCCGGACTCCTCGAAATACCAGTCGAAGTGGCCCCTCTGGTGGTTCCCGCGAAACGGTGAGCTGCAGGCCAAGTAACTGATCGGTCACCGCTTTTAACCAGTTGGTCAACTAAAACGCAATTATTATAAGGAAACACTCGCCACATATACGTAAATTAATGTACATACTCAAGCGGCTTGGACAAGCATTCGTTACGTTCATCGCAGTAATTACGGTGACGTTCGGGCTAATACGGGCGATACCGGGTGGACCGGCGGACCACATTCGGTCACAGGTCATGCAGAATCGAGGGTCGGAGAGCGTGAATATGGCCGAGATACACGCGCTGACTGAGACGTACACGAATATCGATACCTCGGCCCCGTTGCACGTCCAGTACTACAAT is from Haloterrigena salifodinae and encodes:
- a CDS encoding alpha-N-arabinofuranosidase, giving the protein MANARITVHTAADIDRIEPEVHGHFSEHLGRCVYEGLWTSDSADEDGYREDVVELLADLEIPVLRWPGGCFADDYHWEDGVGPQEDRPRRRNLFWAQGPEDLPEESNAFGTDEFLQLCERIGTEPYLAANVGSGSPQEAANWVEYCNYDGDTELADRRRENGHEEPYGVKYWGLGNENWGCGGQMSPEQYAREYRRYATYVGTQSNLMFDHDIELIACGFEGHEWNRRFLEEINQSRWGVEFPLDHLTLHHYYGRGMNIDEADEDQYDRMLVEALEMERHIERMAGAINAVATTRDIGVIIDEWGTWHPEATADNGLEQPGTVLDALSAAAVLDVFNHYSDVLTMTNIAQTVNVLQCLIETDEDEAWARPTYRVFDLYAQHKGSEAVQTSVDTPTRELADDDEDRELPLVGASASVDDDETYVTVTNLDCREEKTIEVALEGVDLDSATVEAELLFADHDADAEVDADNAEEFTAEELDVSVDSDTLIAELPASTVAGISIQ
- a CDS encoding universal stress protein; this translates as MDHALVVIDDTDAHRELLAEAGQLAHDTGAKLTVLAWITPDQVNETADNLEVIEQMEGTSYSEPDSSSTAEQFAQQIAEEVFDSFDESVEYATDGIVVEESERADEVIATAEDLGSDHLFVVGRRRSPTGKALFGDFAQRILLNFDGTVTIKMD
- a CDS encoding MATE family efflux transporter is translated as MTRFPNPFRLVILYIGLALARAGLIDRDRAVQTTILAWPRIVTGIARMSKNAVDVAMVGVAVGTAAVAGVGFAGPFWGLAFAIGGGVAGGAIALVSQRYGADATEELGLAVRSSTLLIVVLSVPVTVAFWFVPHELISVLSSNERAIEYGATYLQVVGFGIPFAGLNLVGSRTLVGADDSYIAMQVRAGGALANIGLNAVFIFGFGWGVAGAALGTVLSNVVVTATFAIGISCGRFPGIGEFPVQVDPLGTYLDPGTIRDLIRIGLPIGARNLVWTVAEFPMLSILDIFGENTVAAFVIARRIWGVMNAPGWGFGLASSSLVGQALGRNDEATAEAYGRDIIRFAVATYALSAILIALFAEQIVVLFASDPTSPEIPIAVDLIYAACAAVVFQGVSGAAAGPLDASGDTRIPFASQFLGMFFGSIPLAYLGATTALGYWGLYLAFTAETTIPAAINYWRFRTDKWKSISEAYRPDVAAGDD
- a CDS encoding ABC transporter substrate-binding protein — translated: MQSDQLQRYFIDKEEFESYAVTIEEFEGNTAVLKVRDELTWHNGDPGDPVNADDLYTKLVTDAIIGDTISTLWTDIQRDGDKSVKLTLEGTVNERLFKDGLNYYWLETPHRLYKEYVERWEDATTDDEIADIRSDLRNDSFDESKVKGNGPFQFEERDNRHLKMSLYEHHPDADNINWENWELHKVSTDTASVLLGGEVDGIRNYSAPETVFEQAPDDLLNAQLPALWGHSLPFNHEDDDFSNIRVRQAVSEFIDRQACADNYGRLGQPVEAPSGLVGNIDGQNEPSSRWENKVSDEMVEQLHRYDDPERGRELLRGEGYQKDDGTWYRPNGDPFEMTIKVPAGLTDWHPVYETIVDNLENEGIGTEMQRIEESTYWADHYTAGDYKVASTGWTLQRSSPYYVFDMYYNIDTEFMNLDPENLEAPPIGEPDGELQSVDPRGLMDELLVAQDEEEATDITDRLAWITNQTVPMLQLDEINDPVWFYTDDWEVPDPDSSKYQSKWPLWWFPRNGELQAK